A single region of the Halorussus gelatinilyticus genome encodes:
- the infB gene encoding translation initiation factor IF-2, whose product MSDTDTRDGEHGLRTPIVAVLGHVDHGKTSLLDKIRGSTVIEGEAGAITQHIGATAIPLDVVSKVAGSLIDPSDFDLPGLLFIDTPGHHSFTTLRSRGGALADIAILVVDVNDGFQPQTLEAINILKQSQTPFVVAANKIDTVPGWKPNEDAPIQQTKEAQSDRASSMLDEKLYEVIGELSDEGFTADMYWRVQDFRGNIGVVPVSAETGEGIPDLLTVLMGLAQRYMKEDMAIDVTGPGAGTVLEVKEEKGFGTTLDVVLYDGTIREDETIVVGGMDDPIVTDVRAILKPRPLAEIRTEDRFEKVEEIAAASGVKIAAPELDRAMAGAPVRVVRDRDIEEVIAEVRAELSEIEVETQEQGVVVKADTLGSLEAIANAMDEAEIPVMRAEVGDVAPRDISVASTANEDKHKTILAFNVDLLADAEQRAEESDVKLFESGVIYRLIEEYEEYVEELERAQQETVLDNITRPSRFQILQDHTFRQNDPAVVGVEILAGTVKKNSNVVKFEGNDPTRVGQLKGIQEQGEDVDEARSGNRVSVAIDGPTVGRQIEEGDELWIEIPEKHAKILEQELSDDIPADELEALKMYLDKQRKRDPFWGK is encoded by the coding sequence ATGTCTGACACTGATACACGCGACGGCGAACACGGTTTGCGAACCCCAATCGTGGCAGTACTGGGACACGTAGACCACGGCAAGACCAGTCTACTGGACAAGATTCGCGGCTCGACCGTCATCGAGGGCGAGGCGGGCGCGATCACCCAGCACATCGGGGCCACCGCGATTCCGCTCGATGTGGTGTCGAAGGTCGCCGGAAGCCTCATCGACCCGAGCGACTTCGACCTGCCCGGCCTGCTCTTCATCGACACGCCGGGCCACCACTCGTTCACCACCCTGCGGTCTCGCGGGGGCGCGCTGGCCGACATCGCTATCCTCGTCGTGGACGTCAACGACGGCTTCCAGCCCCAGACCCTCGAAGCTATCAACATTCTCAAGCAGTCCCAGACGCCGTTCGTCGTCGCCGCGAACAAGATAGACACCGTGCCGGGGTGGAAACCAAACGAGGACGCGCCCATTCAGCAGACCAAGGAGGCCCAGAGCGACCGGGCGAGTTCGATGCTGGACGAGAAGCTCTACGAAGTCATCGGGGAGTTGAGCGACGAGGGGTTCACGGCGGACATGTACTGGCGCGTCCAGGACTTCCGGGGGAACATCGGCGTCGTGCCGGTCAGCGCCGAGACCGGGGAGGGGATTCCCGACCTGCTGACCGTCCTGATGGGACTGGCCCAGCGGTACATGAAAGAGGACATGGCCATCGACGTGACCGGGCCGGGCGCGGGCACCGTCCTCGAAGTCAAAGAGGAGAAGGGCTTCGGGACGACCCTCGACGTGGTGCTGTACGACGGCACCATCCGGGAGGACGAGACCATCGTCGTCGGCGGGATGGACGACCCCATCGTGACCGACGTGCGCGCCATCCTGAAACCCCGACCGCTCGCCGAGATTCGGACCGAGGACCGCTTCGAGAAGGTCGAGGAGATAGCGGCCGCCTCCGGGGTGAAGATCGCCGCGCCGGAACTCGACAGAGCGATGGCGGGCGCGCCCGTCCGAGTCGTCCGGGACCGCGACATCGAGGAAGTCATCGCGGAAGTCCGGGCCGAACTCTCCGAAATCGAGGTCGAGACCCAAGAGCAGGGCGTCGTCGTGAAGGCCGACACCCTCGGGAGTCTGGAGGCCATCGCCAACGCGATGGACGAGGCCGAGATTCCCGTCATGCGCGCCGAGGTCGGCGACGTCGCTCCTCGGGACATCAGCGTCGCTTCGACCGCCAACGAGGACAAGCACAAGACCATCCTCGCGTTCAACGTGGACCTGCTGGCCGACGCCGAACAGCGGGCCGAGGAGAGCGACGTGAAACTCTTCGAGAGCGGCGTCATCTACCGACTCATCGAGGAGTACGAGGAGTACGTCGAGGAACTGGAGCGCGCCCAGCAGGAGACCGTCCTCGACAACATCACCCGACCCTCGCGGTTCCAGATTCTACAGGACCACACCTTCCGGCAGAACGACCCTGCGGTGGTCGGCGTCGAGATTCTGGCGGGCACCGTCAAGAAGAACAGCAACGTCGTGAAGTTCGAGGGTAACGACCCGACGCGGGTCGGCCAGTTGAAGGGGATTCAGGAGCAGGGCGAGGACGTGGACGAAGCCCGGAGCGGCAACCGCGTCAGCGTCGCCATCGACGGGCCGACGGTCGGCCGCCAGATAGAGGAGGGCGACGAACTCTGGATCGAGATTCCCGAGAAGCACGCCAAGATTTTAGAGCAGGAACTGAGCGACGACATCCCGGCGGACGAACTCGAAGCGCTCAAGATGTACCTCGACAAACAGCGCAAGCGCGACCCCTTCTGGGGCAAGTAA
- a CDS encoding CPBP family intramembrane glutamic endopeptidase, with product MEDRSAASLGDDRDSSVSLGRAAKAVGWSLAVGYAGLFAIAVWGSLLVSIGSGLVPGELGTAMELALGAVALGFGTATVALLYFQWTDATLSYLDFRWPSLRDAGYVVGGVVALFALQMLVTVVFSAVGVSTASHNIEQTAKGNADILLLMIPASWLIIGPGEELLYRNIIQKDLYDTFGDWGAVLVGSAVFSLAHIPAYAAGASGLAALASTLAVIFGLSLILGATYLATENLTVPALIHGTFDAVVFGAMYLQLTGGA from the coding sequence AAGACCGTTCTGCCGCGAGCTTGGGTGACGACCGAGACTCCTCGGTCTCGCTCGGGCGGGCCGCCAAAGCGGTCGGGTGGAGTCTCGCGGTCGGCTACGCCGGACTGTTCGCTATCGCGGTCTGGGGCAGTCTGCTCGTGAGTATCGGGTCGGGACTGGTCCCCGGCGAACTCGGCACCGCGATGGAACTCGCGCTCGGTGCGGTCGCGCTCGGGTTCGGGACCGCGACGGTCGCGCTACTCTACTTCCAGTGGACCGACGCGACCCTCTCGTACCTCGACTTCCGGTGGCCCTCCCTGCGCGACGCGGGCTACGTGGTCGGCGGCGTCGTCGCCCTGTTCGCGCTCCAGATGCTCGTCACCGTCGTCTTCTCGGCCGTCGGCGTGAGTACCGCGAGCCACAACATCGAGCAGACCGCGAAGGGCAACGCCGACATCCTGCTGTTGATGATTCCGGCGTCGTGGCTCATCATCGGTCCCGGCGAGGAGTTGCTCTACCGCAACATCATCCAGAAGGACCTCTACGACACGTTCGGCGACTGGGGCGCGGTGCTGGTCGGAAGCGCGGTGTTCTCGCTGGCTCACATCCCGGCGTACGCGGCCGGAGCGTCGGGCCTCGCGGCGCTCGCCAGCACGCTCGCGGTCATCTTCGGCCTCTCGCTGATACTCGGCGCGACGTATCTGGCCACGGAGAACCTGACCGTCCCGGCACTGATTCACGGGACGTTCGACGCCGTCGTCTTCGGCGCGATGTACCTCCAACTGACCGGAGGCGCGTGA
- a CDS encoding PRC-barrel domain-containing protein yields MSEILAENLSGKAVMGSDGTELGMLYNITMDLKTGELADLLIEPDEQLDNATVAFDSDEEGRFQVPVKRVQAVKDYIVVQR; encoded by the coding sequence ATGTCGGAAATCCTCGCCGAAAACCTCTCGGGGAAAGCCGTCATGGGGTCAGACGGGACAGAACTCGGTATGTTGTACAACATCACCATGGACCTCAAGACGGGCGAACTCGCCGACCTGCTCATCGAACCGGACGAACAGTTGGACAACGCCACGGTGGCGTTCGACTCGGACGAAGAGGGTCGATTCCAAGTCCCCGTGAAACGAGTGCAGGCAGTAAAAGACTACATCGTCGTTCAGCGGTAA
- a CDS encoding NOB1 family endonuclease, translating to MYVLDASAFINEYHTTEDIATIPMVREELEDESAYRFDAMEGSGMHIHIPQDGAVERVRRAAEETGDFEELSTTDVRLIAAAFELDARLVTDDYAMQNVAEHMDVSVEVIAQDGISEQRNWKFQCQGCGREFDENKDRCPICGSKLTRKNPSNA from the coding sequence ATGTACGTTCTAGACGCCTCAGCCTTCATCAACGAGTATCACACGACAGAAGACATCGCGACCATCCCGATGGTCCGGGAGGAACTCGAAGACGAGAGCGCCTATCGCTTCGACGCGATGGAGGGGTCGGGGATGCACATCCACATCCCGCAGGACGGCGCGGTAGAGCGGGTCCGCCGGGCCGCCGAGGAGACGGGGGACTTCGAGGAGCTTTCGACCACCGACGTTCGCCTCATCGCGGCCGCCTTCGAACTCGACGCCAGACTCGTAACCGACGACTACGCGATGCAGAATGTCGCCGAACACATGGACGTGAGCGTCGAAGTCATCGCGCAGGACGGCATCTCCGAACAGCGCAACTGGAAGTTCCAGTGTCAGGGCTGCGGTCGGGAGTTCGACGAGAACAAAGACCGGTGTCCCATCTGCGGGAGCAAACTCACGCGCAAGAACCCCTCGAACGCCTGA
- a CDS encoding CopG family transcriptional regulator, whose product MERRYSVSIERERARRIETLAREYDLTTQEVLQQLVEVGLEEIETDE is encoded by the coding sequence ATGGAGCGTCGGTACTCGGTGAGCATCGAACGGGAGCGGGCCAGACGCATCGAGACGCTGGCCCGCGAGTACGACCTGACGACCCAAGAAGTTCTCCAGCAACTCGTCGAGGTCGGTCTCGAAGAGATAGAGACCGACGAGTAA